A genome region from Eremothecium cymbalariae DBVPG#7215 chromosome 4, complete sequence includes the following:
- the ALE2 gene encoding Ale2p (similar to Ashbya gossypii AAR085W), whose translation MNPVQFLIELPPHPLFTKGVLPFLEHYGIVRSQVLLDYLPLITYVGLFYHCWYLLGKHVIFPWLVKVTKTNRPQWLLAQSAVHLVSVVQSFVILSLCYRSYPLHTRVTHPTAVDRVFEITETNCVVASFAIGYFVWDTIISFVHSSFPFVLHGAVSSTVFLIGMKPYINYYGAMFLWFELSNPFLNLRWFLAHFMSDDVIARHPRLSRMCSMLKFVNDVVFITVFFGARIVYGYYKIVELALDFYSVRHHPNFLPLETAFILIGNLILDLLNAIWFWTMLKIAKRTISKRYKPTKSLYKST comes from the coding sequence ATGAATCCGGTACAATTCCTAATTGAATTACCGCCACATCCGTTGTTCACAAAGGGGGTATTACCATTTTTAGAGCATTATGGTATTGTCAGGTCACAGGTACTATTGGATTACCTGCCTTTGATCACTTATGTTGGTTTATTCTACCATTGTTGGTATCTTCTGGGTAAGCACGTGATTTTTCCATGGTTGGTAAAAGTAACCAAGACTAATCGGCCACAGTGGTTGCTTGCTCAGAGTGCAGTGCATTTAGTGTCAGTCGTACAATCTTTTGTGATTCTATCGTTGTGCTATCGGTCGTATCCATTGCACACGAGAGTAACTCACCCGACTGCAGTTGACCgtgtttttgaaattacTGAAACAAACTGTGTTGTTGCGTCATTTGCTATTGGCTATTTTGTTTGGGATACCATAATCTCTTTTGTGCATAGTTCGTTTCCTTTTGTGTTGCATGGCGCTGTGTCTAGTACTGTGTTCCTTATTGGGATGAAGCCGTACATTAATTACTATGGAGCCATGTTCCTTTGGTTTGAGCTTTCAAATCCGTTTCTCAATCTTCGTTGGTTCCTTGCACATTTTATGTCTGATGATGTTATAGCACGTCACCCTCGTCTTTCGAGGATGTGCTCTATGTTGAAGTTCGTCAATGATGTGGTGTTCATCACTGTGTTCTTCGGAGCTAGAATCGTTTATGGTTACTACAAAATAGTGGAGCTTGCACTTGACTTTTACTCCGTCCGGCATCATCCCAACTTCCTTCCGTTGGAGACTGCATTTATCCTAATAGGCAATCTTATCTTGGACCTGCTTAACGCTATTTGGTTCTGGACCATGCTAAAGATTGCGAAACGTACGATATCTAAAAGATACAAGCCCACCAAGTCCTTGTATAAATCCACATGA
- a CDS encoding flavin reductase family protein (similar to Ashbya gossypii AAR087C) yields MSKRLFVKLQRYGCRRYSHEITQQRFKETMSRISSQAMILTTSNMKGVTLGSVTSLSINPRPMVQFNLQVPSFTSQEIHKMKKFALHLMSPTQHSVNMAKLFSKGAIKGCNDEFVPTRPFDLLVEGKDYLMYDVECRATNPIPTIICEEDAKIDWEKDEALCNDTKVDAKSLSLPILTSAERVIICESIRCFQVGDHEIWVGQVEEICSPDSGRVNEINKEQKTGGLVYFNRQFYKIGNPIV; encoded by the coding sequence ATGTCGAAACGGTTATTTGTCAAGCTGCAGCGATATGGTTGTCGAAGATATAGTCATGAAATAACGCAGCAGAGGTTTAAAGAGACAATGAGTCGAATTTCAAGCCAGGCCATGATATTAACCACCTCGAATATGAAGGGGGTAACTTTGGGTAGTGTTACGTCTTTATCGATAAATCCCAGGCCGATGGTTCAGTTTAATCTACAGGTGCCGAGTTTTACATCCCAAGAGATACAtaagatgaagaaatttgCATTGCATTTGATGTCTCCCACGCAGCATAGTGTTAATATGGCGAAGCTGTTTAGCAAGGGTGCTATTAAGGGATGCAATGATGAGTTTGTTCCGACCAGGCCTTTTGATCTTCTTGTTGAGGGAAAGGATTATTTGATGTACGATGTGGAATGCCGAGCCACGAATCCAATTCCAACGATTATTTGCGAGGAGGATGCGAAGATAGATTGGGAGAAGGATGAAGCTCTCTGTAATGATACAAAAGTTGATGCCAAGTCATTGAGTCTTCCAATACTTACGAGCGCGGAGAGAGTAATCATTTGTGAGAGCATCCGTTGTTTTCAAGTAGGTGATCATGAGATATGGGTTGGGCAGGTAGAAGAGATATGCTCACCAGATAGCGGTCGAGTAAATGAAATCAATAAGGAACAAAAGACTGGTGGACTAGTATATTTCAATAGACAGTTCTACAAGATAGGAAATCCGATTGTGTAG
- the GTF1 gene encoding glutamyl-tRNA(Gln) amidotransferase subunit F (similar to Ashbya gossypii AAR093C), with product MLRVTRASVVRFCSSSVGKKFESRKHIEEYLSRATWRIEDYIPNPETTEPVAEDEVKKLLKLSGLPEGDNAETQRRLANQLKFINKLHDVDVNPSSISEDARLMSRTQDELTFEQLTMLVKAQSKNDDLAERSGFWDCTSLATLKDNGYFVVRGNSMKNRK from the coding sequence ATGCTTAGAGTCACCAGGGCTTCAGTAGTACGTTTCTGCAGTTCATCTGTAGgtaaaaaatttgaatcAAGAAAGCATATTGAAGAGTATCTCTCGAGAGCTACATGGAGGATTGAAGATTATATACCAAATCCAGAGACAACGGAACCAGTagcagaagatgaagtGAAGAAGCTGCTCAAGTTGTCAGGTCTACCAGAGGGTGACAATGCGGAAACGCAAAGGCGGTTAGCCAACCAGTTAAAATTTATCAACAAGTTACATGATGTTGATGTAAACCCTAGCAGTATCTCGGAAGATGCTCGACTTATGTCTCGTACTCAAGATGAGCTAacatttgaacaattgacTATGTTAGTAAAGGCTCAATCAAAAAACGATGATTTAGCGGAAAGAAGTGGGTTTTGGGATTGTACATCATTGGCAACTTTGAAAGATAACGGGTATTTTGTTGTCAGAGGGAATTCCATGAAGAATAGAAAGTAA
- the PPT1 gene encoding protein serine/threonine phosphatase (similar to Ashbya gossypii AAR083C), with amino-acid sequence MTLTIVPEALEYKDQGNKFVASKDYGQAIEAYTKAIELDGCQSIFFSNRALANLKLDRFQSALEDSSKAIELDSSNVKGYHRRGMAYAGLQDFISAKRDLEVVLRVKPGEATAKRTLLACERMIRRERFEKAIRASGGNEEQQRLCKTLSLEMFAGNTDVGKYGGIELELEQVRDAAGGAAGVRVCNMSQVFISYVVNEVFLKGKRLPKEYVAGIISHAESLFAAEPTVVELESSRHGKKISVCGDTHGQLYDVLNLFRQFGKVDEDHTYLFNGDFVDRGSWSCEVAILFYCLKILYPERFFLNRGNHETNNMNKVYGFEDECKYKYSQRIFNLFAESFESLPLATVINGDYLVMHGGLVSDAEVTLEDLKGIDRFHQPPRDGAFMELLWSDPQAADGLGPSQRGLGYAFGPDVTAAFLAKNKLKKVMRSHEVRMGGVQFEHGGKLITVFSAPNYCDMQGNLGGIVHVVPGAGNKGELGNDDEDLYVETFSAVQHPDIKPMAYSNGGLGF; translated from the coding sequence ATGACTTTAACTATAGTACCAGAGGCCTTAGAGTACAAGGACCAAGGTAATAAGTTCGTTGCATCTAAGGATTATGGACAGGCCATAGAAGCTTATACGAAGGCAATCGAGCTTGATGGATGCCAATCgatcttcttctccaatAGAGCACTTGCGAATCTCAAGCTGGATAGGTTTCAAAGCGCGCTCGAGGATAGCTCCAAGGCGATCGAATTAGATTCAAGTAATGTCAAGGGATATCATAGGCGTGGGATGGCTTATGCAGGGTTGCaagattttatttcagCCAAGCGAGATCTTGAGGTGGTTCTACGGGTGAAGCCGGGGGAGGCGACAGCCAAACGGACATTACTAGCTTGTGAAAGAATGATACGCCGGGAGCGGTTTGAGAAGGCTATTAGGGCCTCGGGCGGGAATGAGGAGCAGCAGCGGTTGTGTAAGACGTTGTCGTTGGAGATGTTTGCAGGAAATACGGATGTTGGTAAATATGGAGGAATAGAGTTAGAATTGGAGCAGGTTAGAGATGCGGCAGGCGGAGCAGCAGGCGTGCGGGTGTGCAATATGAGCCAAGTGTTCATATCTTATGTGGTTAATGAAGTGTTCTTGAAGGGCAAACGTCTGCCTAAGGAATATGTTGCGGGGATCATTTCGCATGCGGAAAGTCTTTTTGCCGCGGAGCCTACGGTTGTAGAGCTTGAGAGCAGCCGACATGGGAAGAAGATTTCGGTTTGTGGAGATACACATGGGCAGTTGTATGATGTTTTAAACTTGTTTCGGCAGTTTGGCAAGGTTGATGAGGACCATACGTATTTGTTCAATGGAGATTTTGTAGACCGAGGGTCTTGGTCTTGTGAGGTTGCGATTTTGTTTTACTGTCTCAAGATTTTATATCCTGAGAGGTTTTTTCTGAATCGTGGTAATCATGAAACCAACAATATGAATAAAGTGTATGGTTTTGAGGATGAATGCAAGTACAAATATTCTCAACggatttttaatttgtttgCCGAGAGTTTTGAATCGTTACCTCTTGCGACTGTGATCAATGGGGATTATTTGGTAATGCACGGTGGGCTTGTGAGCGATGCGGAGGTGACGTTAGAGGATTTAAAGGGTATTGATCGGTTTCATCAACCGCCTCGTGATGGTGCTTTTATGGAATTGTTGTGGTCTGATCCTCAGGCTGCGGATGGTTTAGGTCCGTCGCAGCGGGGGCTTGGGTATGCGTTTGGTCCTGATGTGACAGCGGCGTTTTTGGCCAAGAATAAGCTGAAGAAGGTTATGCGGTCCCACGAAGTACGGATGGGTGGTGTGCAATTTGAACACGGCGGTAAACTTATAACTGTGTTTAGTGCTCCTAACTACTGCGACATGCAAGGTAATTTGGGGGGTATTGTGCACGTTGTTCCAGGAGCAGGAAATAAAGGTGAATTGGGCaacgatgatgaggatTTGTACGTGGAGACCTTTTCTGCTGTGCAGCATCCGGATATAAAACCCATGGCTTACTCGAATGGTGGCCTTGGTTTCTAG
- the TEL2 gene encoding Tel2p (similar to Ashbya gossypii AAR090W), translated as MTGVRTILMIDLENLTRDLNNDEISEVLGQLVQDGLSVDRVLLVLRQIVVVYPSLNETNKRVVRKLCSGSIVFISQLVQFIKVLGNKSEANIYKGFLLDTLRREPGGLCSMMEVAKPMEQRQVGSMLFGSKIFNVLGGVTNVLEYLEILGCQVKYWLEHNENWSNKANADMFLMLFQFHPTHAMDIILGGVILQGGRTWEPFVQICNTNIGVSQKRLVNGYLLKYLDRVTNESTVQQCFNLLCSLDYRLIDLLKVHELQSIYLKYAIAKALSLEGRLNLLNILLSAFSAADENFDQQICELLLILLQTLNKEHFQQLVHDETFLNAVTKRLSSEFEVLRERTMFIAKIIAGDDLKYESKYNIAVPTLELTRTTSIQFDLLNHRPEERDAMISNTIDRSITKLSLNDSDDEDEDNPEDPATRHIVFLKELVQEFELLSSTHRSSIKLLKTTVKLVRQKKDFTSEVSFYFSPLINAIATLSNTMDHESFEEWRINALVSLLVVVPDKVVDLFLILFQGDLSFQQRMSILSSLALSARELRGFDDPYILKPEYDFPSNRLPWDNPKAQLTDQTTLIQDVSEDKSSISDGQVIWKSKKLSTDQTSNKKKPNNFRKVASIYFFPLANAWMNGIDLGTFDSLFKTHYLSTLKIIFSAANPHHKYQEMSSMLNMILEDAASQNIEV; from the coding sequence ATGACGGGTGTACGAacaatattgatgatagATTTGGAGAATTTGACCCGAGATTTAAATAATGATGAGATATCTGAAGTTCTTGGACAGCTGGTGCAGGATGGGCTGTCAGTGGATAGAGTTTTGTTGGTGTTGAGACAGATAGTTGTGGTATATCCTTCTTTGAATGAGACTAATAAGAGAGTGGTTAGGAAGTTATGTTCAGGGAgtattgtttttatttctcaGTTGGTACAGTTTATTAAGGTTTTGGGTAATAAATCTGAGGCCAATATTTACAAGGGCTTCTTGTTGGACACTTTGAGGAGGGAGCCTGGAGGGCTGTGTAGTATGATGGAGGTTGCAAAACCGATGGAACAGCGGCAGGTAGGGTCTATGTTGTTTGGTAGTAAGATATTTAATGTTTTAGGGGGAGTGACTAATGTGTTGGAGTATCTGGAGATTCTTGGTTGTCAGGTGAAATATTGGCTTGAGCATAATGAGAATTGGTCAAATAAGGCCAATGCCGATatgtttttgatgttgtttCAGTTTCATCCTACACATGCCATGGATATAATTCTGGGGGGTGTTATTCTACAGGGTGGAAGAACTTGGGAGCCTTTCGTGCAAATCTGTAACACGAACATTGGAGTTTCCCAGAAGCGTCTTGTGAATGGATACCTATTGAAGTATCTTGACCGTGTAACGAATGAATCTACAGTACAACAGTGCTTCAATCTACTCTGTTCACTGGATTATAGACTTATAGATCTTCTGAAGGTCCATGAACTGCAGTCTATCTACCTAAAGTACGCCATTGCGAAAGCCTTGTCACTTGAAGGTAGGCTGAATctgttaaatatattattaagtGCCTTTAGCGCAGCCGATGAAAACTTCGACCAACAGATATGTgagttattattaatactGCTACAGACCCTGAATAAAGAACACTTTCAACAGTTGGTACATGACGAAACGTTTCTAAATGCTGTGACTAAGCGTTTGTCTTCAGAATTTGAAGTCCTTAGAGAAAGAACAATGTTCATTGCGAAGATAATCGCCGGCGATGACTTAAAGTATGAGAGTAAATATAATATCGCCGTTCCAACTTTGGAACTAACACGGACGACAAGTATCCAGTTTGATTTACTGAATCACCGACCAGAAGAAAGAGACGCCATGATTTCCAATACAATTGATAGGAGTATAACTAAATTATCTTTGAATGAcagtgatgatgaagacgaagatAATCCTGAAGACCCTGCAACTAGACATATTGTGTTCTTAAAGGAACTAGTCcaagaatttgaattaCTTAGTTCAACTCATAGAAGTTCCATCAAGCTTTTAAAGACTACTGTAAAATTAGTAAGACAAAAGAAGGATTTTACAAGTGAGGTTTCGTTTTATTTTAGTCCGCTGATCAACGCTATAGCAACACTATCAAACACAATGGACCATGAatcatttgaagaatggcGGATTAACGCTTTGGTTAGTTTGTTGGTTGTTGTTCCAGATAAAGTAGTTGATCTGTTTCTGATTTTGTTCCAAGGAGATCTCTCATTCCAACAAAGAATGTCTATACTCTCCTCCTTGGCGTTGTCGGCTAGGGAATTGAGAGGCTTCGATGATCCATATATCCTTAAACCTGAATATGATTTCCCTTCTAACAGGCTGCCGTGGGATAATCCAAAAGCTCAACTAACCGATCAGACAACTTTAATACAAGATGTCAGCGAAGataaatcttcaatatcgGACGGCCAAGTCATATGGAAATCTAAGAAATTATCTACAGATCAGACTTCGAATAAGaagaaaccaaataatttCAGGAAAGTCGCCtctatttattttttcCCTCTGGCAAATGCATGGATGAATGGCATCGATCTTGGAACCTTCGATTCTTTATTCAAGACTCATTATCTGAGCACCTTAAAGATCATATTCTCCGCAGCAAATCCACATCATAAATACCAAGAAATGTCGTCCATGCTTAATATGATACTTGAAGATGCTGCTTcacaaaatattgaagtttAA
- the MEP3 gene encoding ammonium permease MEP3 (similar to Ashbya gossypii AAR082W): MVYVWNETYDSAAVGFIFMGSVLVFFMVPGLGFLYSGLARRKSALSLIWAVLMAGIVGIIQWYIWGFSLAFSSTAENNKFIGNLDSFGMRNVYGKVSENAEYPELVFAIFQGLFMCVTLAIIAGAVAERGRLLPHMVFLFCFATLVYCPVTYWIWASGGWAYQWGVLDWAGGGPVEILSAVGGFVYSYFLGKRRENLLINFRPHNVSMVTLGTSILWVGWLGFNGCTALSPNLRAVYALMNTNISAAMGGMAWCLVDYRLERKLSTVGLCSGVICGLVAATPSSGCITLYGSLIQGIVAGIVCNFSTKIKYYLHVDDAMDILAEHGIAGIVGLIFNALFSADWVLGMDGATEHDGGWLTHNWKQMYKQLAYVAAVSAYSIVVTSLICMLINRIPGLALRASHEAEEHGMDEDQIGEFAYDYVEVRRDYFSWGMQNEQASQSATASSLEQAEKAHQQDTNAKEQ, translated from the coding sequence ATGGTGTATGTTTGGAATGAGACGTATGATAGTGCTGCAGTGGGGTTTATATTTATGGGCAGTGTGCTAGTTTTCTTTATGGTACCTGGTCTAGGGTTTTTATATTCTGGGTTGGCGCGACGTAAGTCAGCTCTTTCGTTGATATGGGCAGTTTTGATGGCGGGTATTGTGGGTATTATACAGTGGTATATTTGGGGGTTTTCGTTAGCATTTTCTTCTACAGCGGAGAATAATAAGTTTATTGGTAATCTTGATTCGTTTGGGATGCGAAATGTCTATGGGAAGGTGAGTGAGAATGCGGAGTATCCCGAGCTTGTGTTTGCTATATTCCAAGGGTTATTTATGTGTGTTACGTTGGCAATTATTGCAGGGGCAGTTGCAGAGAGAGGTAGGTTGCTGCCGCATATGGTGTTTTTGTTCTGTTTTGCGACGTTGGTATATTGTCCCGTTACTTATTGGATCTGGGCCTCCGGTGGGTGGGCTTATCAGTGGGGGGTGCTCGATTGGGCTGGGGGTGGGCCAGTTGAGATTTTGTCGGCGGTTGGAGGGTTTGTTTACTCTTACTTCTTGGGTAAACGGCGTGAGAATCTGTTGATTAATTTCAGACCTCATAATGTGTCGATGGTGACGTTGGGTACTTCAATTCTTTGGGTTGGGTGGCTAGGTTTTAACGGGTGCACGGCGCTGTCGCCAAACTTGAGGGCGGTGTACGCGCTGATGAATACCAATATCAGTGCTGCAATGGGCGGGATGGCGTGGTGTTTGGTGGACTATCGTCTTGAACGCAAATTGTCCACGGTTGGGTTGTGTTCCGGTGTTATCTGCGGTCTAGTTGCAGCTACACCATCGTCAGGATGTATAACACTCTACGGTTCGCTTATCCAAGGCATCGTGGCAGGGATTGTCTGCAACTTTTCTACCAAGATTAAATACTATCTGCACGTCGATGATGCAATGGATATCTTGGCTGAGCACGGCATCGCCGGCATTGTTGGTTTGATCTTCAACGCGCTGTTCTCTGCAGACTGGGTGTTAGGTATGGATGGAGCAACTGAACATGACGGCGGCTGGTTAACGCATAACTGGAAACAAATGTACAAGCAGCTAGCATATGTAGCTGCCGTTTCCGCTTACAGTATAGTCGTCACTTCATTAATTTGTATGTTGATTAACAGAATTCCAGGTCTGGCGCTGCGCGCTTCTCATGAAGCTGAAGAACACGGAATGGACGAAGACCAGATAGGTGAGTTTGCCTACGATTACGTAGAAGTTAGAAGGGATTACTTCTCCTGGGGGATGCAAAACGAGCAAGCATCGCAATCGGCCACCGCTAGTTCCCTTGAGCAAGCTGAAAAGGCACATCAGCAAGATACTAATGCCAAGGAGCAgtaa
- the PCP1 gene encoding rhomboid protease PCP1 (similar to Ashbya gossypii AAR092W) yields MHLTAFTRVHGRHFFLSNAINLQSRPSIASMMSFNKPLNLVLNKYMVKLRANLSDKTSQSISNPIKSSFGGLFDGSPSRYARLNRFQDYSPKRSNDNKIIKLTLWGILFMGGSFLLSPYLFDIKPFSYFKLHPTHLPYALIGINCAVFGLWQLPRFWLPLQRYALLQKDHIYSKWSLIGSAFSHQEFWHFGMNMMCLWSFGTSLAVMLGPANFTSLYLNSAIAGSLFSLWYPKIARIAIMGPSLGASGALFGLFAVFSYLAPDAKIMLLFFPMPVGAWYTFLGLAGWNVVGCVFRWGMFDYAAHVGGSVMGVLYGWWISKRIHRGRKARRLLSFPRF; encoded by the coding sequence ATGCACTTGACGGCTTTTACTAGAGTCCATGGTAGGCATTTCTTCCTCAGCAATGCGATTAATTTGCAGTCTAGACCCTCAATAGCTTCCATGATGAGCTTTAATAAGCCTTTGAATTTAGTATTAAACAAGTATATGGTAAAATTGAGAGCTAATCTTTCGGATAAAACCAGTCAATCGATTTCAAATCCAATTAAATCCAGTTTTGGTGGTCTTTTTGATGGATCTCCAAGTCGATATGCAAGATTAAACAGATTCCAAGATTATTCGCCTAAAAGAAgtaatgataataaaataatcaAGCTTACTCTTTGGGGGATTTTATTTATGGGAGGGTCTTTCCTTCTTTCCCCTTACttatttgatatcaagCCTTTCAGTTATTTCAAGTTGCATCCTACACATCTCCCATATGCTCTGATAGGGATAAATTGTGCAGTATTTGGGCTCTGGCAACTTCCTAGGTTCTGGCTTCCATTACAGCGTTACGCTTTGTTACAGAAGGATCATATCTATAGCAAGTGGTCTTTAATCGGAAGTGCATTCTCTCACCAAGAATTTTGGCACTTTGGTATGAATATGATGTGTTTATGGTCTTTTGGAACTAGTCTCGCAGTAATGTTGGGGCCCGCAAACTTCACCAGTTTGTATTTGAATAGCGCTATAGCGGGGTCCTTATTTTCTCTGTGGTATCCTAAGATTGCACGTATTGCTATTATGGGGCCAAGTTTAGGTGCCAGCGGCGCATTGTTCGGTCTATTTGCAGTGTTTTCATATCTGGCCCCCGATGCTAAGATCATGCTACTGTTCTTCCCTATGCCTGTGGGAGCTTGGTATACTTTCCTAGGTTTAGCAGGATGGAATGTTGTTGGTTGTGTGTTCAGATGGGGTATGTTTGACTATGCAGCACATGTCGGAGGTTCTGTTATGGGGGTCCTCTACGGTTGGTGGATATCCAAACGAATTCACAGAGGAAGGAAAGCTAGAAGACTTCTTTCATTCCCCCGTTTCTAA
- the LOA1 gene encoding lysophosphatidic acid acyltransferase LOA1 (similar to Ashbya gossypii AGR255W): protein MEKYTNWMDKGTGIKPFIPIKSPRAKFGSCMVLMVKGIIVLPLALLWMLLQLTGVGSKVLGTAIMKFLFGWSSQIHVEGVKRSDISNKHMPEANRLYIVNYISPLDGIFLSLISQAPVVLLVPRRDKLYWFTPWQLFKFTLGGALDIPKGQPHIEDPKLLKADSAFFILAEGTTSTGRTVLPFELGEDTFSLLTKEAYSKVYPVSLSLTAAPLCTPVAIGFWKYLSYLSAHKVCYKCRIMHPVNKADLATLRVTLVGGDKYMLVGKNMNLESKKKFVNVWTAENYP, encoded by the coding sequence ATGGAGAAGTATACTAATTGGATGGATAAAGGTACAGGTATTAAGCCTTTCATTCCCATCAAGTCACCAAGGGCGAAATTTGGATCGTGTATGGTTTTGATGGTTAAAGGAATAATTGTTTTGCCACTGGCACTGTTATGgatgcttcttcaactcaCTGGAGTTGGTTCGAAGGTACTTGGCACTGCCATTatgaaatttttgtttggatGGAGTTCACAGATACATGTTGAAGGTGTCAAAAGGAGTGATATTTCGAACAAGCACATGCCTGAAGCTAATAGGTTGTATATCGTGAACTATATATCGCCGTTGGATGggatttttctttctttgatatCACAAGCACCAGTAGTATTGTTGGTGCCTAGGCGTGACAAGTTATATTGGTTCACACCATGGCagcttttcaaatttaCGTTGGGCGGTGCGTTGGACATACCAAAAGGCCAGCCACATATTGAAGATCCAAAGCTCTTGAAAGCAGATTCTGCCTTTTTTATTCTGGCTGAGGGTACAACATCTACGGGAAGGACTGTCCTCCCATTCGAACTGGGGGAGGACACATTTTCACTACTTACCAAGGAGGCGTATAGCAAAGTCTATCCTGTAAGCTTGAGTTTAACGGCTGCACCGTTATGCACGCCAGTAGCCATTGGGTTTTGGAAGTATCTCAGCTATTTGTCGGCACACAAAGTCTGCTATAAGTGCAGGATTATGCATCCAGTAAATAAGGCAGATCTGGCGACTCTACGTGTTACATTAGTCGGGGGCGACAAGTACATGTTAGTGGGTAAGAATATGAACCTTGAATCTAAGAAGAAGTTTGTGAATGTATGGACTGCGGAAAACTATCCTTGA
- the RRG8 gene encoding Rrg8p (similar to Ashbya gossypii AAR088W), whose product MRKVRPHIGGLVPVAITRCMTKNAPKRVPCVPSVETPLFTNFQKWAGKKKMLYFSRDDISRSKPLMLPNFNLNGNMFAQMLQKPIRLDTLSRVKVPRAFLVQLKVHKLAVNNENKKLIELAPAIISGSHSSSSYVPLSRQALATMSLSQLLPSSVKYSKMRHFDVSEVAMDRDKLTTGYEEKLVNLVTDGLKELVGIFGDEADVGLENWDILVTYDERNSYDMELRQFEDLAGKPVIIIFNLRFLRSEELDRLINVELKTHEYGIILKIPKNENLIKFMYNLIAFKTC is encoded by the coding sequence ATGAGAAAAGTGAGACCCCATATAGGTGGATTGGTGCCGGTTGCAATCACTAGATGTATGACGAAGAATGCTCCTAAAAGGGTTCCTTGCGTACCGAGTGTGGAGACACCCTTGTTCACTAATTTTCAGAAGTGGGCAGGCAAGAAAAAGATGCTGTATTTCAGTAGAGATGATATCTCTAGATCAAAGCCATTAATGCTGCCTAATTTTAATCTAAACGGTAATATGTTTGCTCAGATGCTTCAGAAGCCTATAAGATTGGATACCTTATCACGAGTTAAAGTTCCCAGAGCTTTTCTTGTACAATTAAAAGTGCATAAATTGGCAGTGAATAacgaaaataaaaaattaatagAGCTGGCGCCGGCTATTATCAGTGGCAGTCATTCGAGTAGCTCGTATGTACCACTTAGTAGACAGGCGTTGGCTACGATGAGTTTGTCTCAACTGCTGCCGAGCTCCGTGAAATATTCTAAGATGAGGCATTTTGACGTTAGCGAGGTTGCTATGGATAGGGATAAGTTGACGACAGGGTATGAGGAAAAACTGGTAAATTTGGTGACTGATGGTCTTAAGGAGTTGGTTGGGATATTTGGGGATGAGGCTGATGTGGGGCTGGAGAATTGGGATATTCTGGTAACGTACGACGAACGAAATTCCTATGACATGGAACTACGCCAATTTGAGGATTTGGCCGGTAAGCCCGTGATAATAATCTTTAATCTACGATTTCTACGAAGTGAAGAGTTAGATAGGTTGATCAATGTGGAGCTTAAAACTCATGAGTATGGtataattttgaagatacCGAAAAATGAAAATCTAATCAAATTTATGTACAATCTGATAGCCTTCAAAACTTGTTAA